A part of Streptomyces sp. NBC_01451 genomic DNA contains:
- a CDS encoding serine/threonine-protein kinase, whose product MPSGPPTSGVGRVIAGRYLLLNRLGSGGMGHVWLAHDQRLACEVALKEIVFRDPGEATAERTARVARARAEARHAAVLRGNPNVVTVHDVLEHEGLPWIVMEYVAGALDLRDLIGMRGPLAPAECARIGLAVLDALTAGHEQGIMHRDVKPANILLAPDRTGTPYARILLTDYGISVQPDAGETRYTLTSALIGTAGYLAPERATGGPPTAAADLFSLGCTLYCAVEGVGPFERDTHLAEITAVVMEEPRKPERAGALGPVLEAMLAKDPVQRITAARAEAALHRIVTPEVDAYERTRTDPGSMPPWGAPEHLNGHQYVPAPALHQPTDPAAYPPGPRPPVPVPPPPRRTRALPAALGALLGVALAGLGLWFTLGNPTDSGDERTVQKPYGDPVGLAAPLSEGDCVIADWPGGTRFQGTPRLTVDPTCRDAPPDGQVLAVVEAGSAAEAREQGPARCEERTRDLREKLADVRGYAVVPAEGGFAAADGRTACLLLGAHGPVYGPLGPYREPGQAFRDTATMQKRDCLQAPSGREARLIACTEPHDEQVLGFARLDAGVPFDKARDMSDAACAKDVPPADYGFDPSVYEAGSWTSGGAWDSGTHFVVCTVRKQNGGTMEGEEP is encoded by the coding sequence ATGCCATCAGGACCACCCACATCGGGAGTGGGCCGGGTCATAGCCGGCCGATACCTGCTGCTCAACCGACTCGGCAGCGGCGGCATGGGCCACGTCTGGCTCGCCCACGACCAGAGACTCGCCTGCGAGGTCGCCCTCAAGGAGATCGTGTTCCGTGATCCGGGCGAGGCCACCGCGGAGCGCACCGCCCGGGTCGCCCGGGCCCGCGCCGAGGCCCGCCACGCGGCCGTGCTGCGCGGCAACCCGAACGTGGTGACCGTGCACGACGTACTGGAGCACGAGGGACTGCCGTGGATCGTCATGGAGTACGTGGCGGGCGCCCTCGACCTGCGTGACCTGATCGGTATGCGCGGTCCCCTCGCACCCGCCGAGTGCGCCCGTATCGGCCTCGCCGTCCTGGACGCGCTGACGGCCGGTCACGAGCAGGGCATCATGCACCGGGACGTCAAGCCCGCGAACATCCTGCTGGCGCCGGACCGCACCGGGACGCCGTACGCCCGGATCCTGCTCACCGACTACGGCATCTCGGTGCAGCCGGACGCGGGCGAGACGCGGTACACGCTGACGTCCGCCCTGATCGGCACAGCCGGCTATCTGGCACCCGAGCGTGCCACGGGCGGGCCGCCGACCGCCGCCGCCGACCTGTTCTCGCTGGGCTGCACGCTGTACTGCGCCGTCGAGGGCGTCGGGCCGTTCGAGAGGGACACGCATCTCGCGGAGATCACCGCGGTGGTCATGGAGGAGCCCCGGAAACCGGAGCGGGCGGGCGCGCTGGGACCGGTGCTGGAGGCGATGCTCGCCAAGGACCCGGTCCAGCGGATCACGGCGGCCCGCGCGGAAGCCGCCCTGCACCGCATCGTCACACCCGAGGTCGACGCGTACGAGCGCACCAGGACGGACCCGGGGTCGATGCCCCCGTGGGGTGCGCCGGAACACCTGAACGGGCACCAGTACGTGCCCGCACCTGCCCTGCACCAGCCCACGGACCCGGCCGCGTACCCGCCCGGCCCCCGCCCGCCCGTGCCCGTGCCGCCGCCTCCCCGGCGCACCCGGGCGCTCCCGGCAGCCCTGGGCGCCCTGCTCGGGGTCGCGCTGGCCGGTCTCGGGCTCTGGTTCACCCTGGGGAACCCGACGGACAGCGGCGACGAGCGGACCGTGCAGAAGCCGTACGGCGACCCCGTCGGTCTCGCCGCACCCCTGTCGGAGGGCGACTGTGTGATCGCCGACTGGCCCGGCGGCACGCGCTTCCAGGGGACGCCACGCCTGACCGTGGACCCGACCTGCCGGGACGCGCCGCCGGACGGTCAGGTGCTGGCGGTCGTGGAGGCCGGGTCCGCCGCCGAGGCGCGGGAGCAGGGGCCCGCCCGGTGCGAGGAGCGGACCCGGGATCTCCGGGAGAAGCTGGCGGACGTACGCGGGTATGCCGTCGTACCGGCCGAGGGCGGCTTCGCTGCCGCCGACGGACGTACGGCCTGTCTGCTGCTCGGTGCGCACGGGCCGGTGTACGGGCCGTTGGGGCCGTACCGCGAGCCCGGGCAGGCGTTCCGGGACACGGCCACCATGCAGAAGCGGGACTGTCTCCAGGCGCCCTCCGGGCGGGAGGCCCGGCTGATCGCCTGCACCGAGCCGCACGACGAGCAGGTCCTCGGGTTCGCCCGACTGGACGCCGGTGTCCCCTTCGACAAGGCACGGGACATGTCGGACGCGGCCTGCGCGAAGGACGTGCCGCCGGCCGACTACGGCTTCGACCCGTCGGTCTACGAGGCCGGGTCCTGGACGAGCGGTGGAGCGTGGGACTCCGGAACGCATTTCGTCGTGTGCACCGTTCGGAAGCAGAACGGGGGCACCATGGAGGGAGAAGAGCCATGA
- a CDS encoding sensor histidine kinase: protein MSGFLAGLCVAVLPLLAAGFWLGRRTARPERLGGLGTPVEHATFETLHTASLAAPPLRAGLTEETAGRSARRLRTLLGTDALCLTDQKSVLVWDGVGEHHRAEIMERLAGPLESGRGEAFRLTCDSPDCPLRWAVVAPLTVDDRVHGALVACAPRESAVLVRAAGEVARWVSVQLELADLDQSRTRLIEAEIKALRAQISPHFIFNSLAVIASFVRTDPERARELLLEFADFTRYSFRRHGDFTTLADELHAIDHYLALVRARFGDRLSVTLQIAPEVLPVALPFLCLQPLVENAVKHGLEGRAAFAGKSHISITAQDAGAEALVVIEDDGAGMDPVLLRRILAGEVSPSGGIGLSNVDDRLRQVYGDDHGLVIETALGAGMKITARLPKYQPGVHSAGRLFEN from the coding sequence GTGAGCGGATTCCTCGCCGGCCTCTGCGTGGCCGTCCTCCCGCTGCTGGCCGCCGGCTTCTGGCTCGGCCGGCGCACCGCCCGCCCCGAACGCCTCGGCGGCCTCGGCACCCCCGTCGAGCACGCCACCTTCGAGACCCTGCACACCGCCTCCCTCGCCGCGCCCCCGCTGCGCGCCGGCCTCACCGAGGAGACCGCGGGCCGCTCGGCCCGACGGCTGCGCACCCTGCTCGGCACGGACGCCCTCTGTCTCACCGACCAGAAGTCGGTCCTCGTCTGGGACGGCGTCGGCGAACACCACCGCGCCGAGATCATGGAACGCCTCGCCGGACCCCTGGAATCCGGGCGCGGCGAAGCCTTCCGCCTCACCTGCGACTCCCCGGACTGCCCGCTGCGCTGGGCCGTCGTGGCCCCCCTCACCGTCGACGACCGCGTCCACGGCGCCCTCGTCGCCTGCGCGCCCCGCGAGTCAGCGGTCCTCGTCCGCGCCGCGGGGGAGGTCGCGCGGTGGGTCTCCGTCCAACTGGAGTTGGCGGACCTGGACCAGTCCCGCACCCGCCTCATCGAGGCCGAGATCAAGGCACTTCGCGCCCAGATATCCCCGCACTTCATCTTCAACTCGCTCGCGGTGATCGCCTCGTTCGTGCGCACCGATCCCGAGCGCGCCCGCGAACTGCTCCTGGAATTCGCCGACTTCACCCGCTACTCGTTCCGCAGGCACGGCGACTTCACCACCCTCGCCGATGAACTCCACGCCATCGACCACTACTTGGCGCTGGTCCGGGCCCGCTTCGGCGACCGCCTCTCCGTCACCCTGCAGATCGCCCCCGAGGTCCTCCCGGTCGCCCTGCCCTTCCTCTGCCTCCAGCCCCTCGTGGAGAACGCGGTCAAACACGGCCTGGAGGGCAGGGCGGCGTTCGCGGGCAAGAGCCACATCAGCATCACCGCGCAGGACGCGGGCGCCGAGGCCCTGGTCGTCATCGAGGACGACGGCGCCGGCATGGACCCGGTCCTGCTCCGCCGTATCCTCGCGGGCGAGGTCAGCCCGTCGGGCGGCATCGGCCTCTCGAACGTGGACGACCGTCTCCGCCAGGTCTACGGGGACGACCACGGCCTCGTCATCGAGACAGCCCTCGGCGCCGGCATGAAGATCACCGCCCGGCTGCCGAAGTACCAGCCGGGCGTCCACTCGGCAGGCCGGCTCTTCGAGAACTGA
- a CDS encoding sodium/solute symporter yields the protein MNENYAVPAVALVVVATVFVGAFGLRISRTTSDFYVASRTVGPRLNAAAISGEYLSAASFLGIAGLVLVQGPDMLWYPVGYTAGYLLLLLFVAAPLRRSGAYTLPDFAEARLASQAVRRLAGAFVVGVGWLYLLPQLQGAGLTLAVLTDAPDWAGGVIVAVVVVATVAAGGMRSITFVQAFQYWLKLTALLVPALFLVLAWQGDGAPSRPFDEPATFRERRVVRVEGDLALRLKAPLTVTVTGTVDGRPHQDQVLHLPAGTHHIDGGTRLTFAKGAAVPEADRGTNGGMSTSLAEGREERPLYATYGLILATFLGTMGLPHVVVRFYTSPHGVAARRTTVAVLGLIGAFYLLPPVYGALGRLYAPELALTADADAAVLLLPDRVIGGLGGDLLGALVAGGAFAAFLSTASGLTMAVAGVLTQDVLPSRGVRHFRLGTVIAMAVPLAASAIVGGLPVADAVGLAFAVSASSFCPLLVLGIWWRRLTPPGAAAGMLVGGGSALLAVAATMAGFPGTGALHALLAWPALWSVPLGFLTMVLVSLATPGRVPAGTAAILARFHLPEELSGAHGGHGGHGLSGGARTEVTRP from the coding sequence ATGAACGAGAACTACGCCGTCCCGGCCGTCGCCCTCGTCGTCGTGGCGACGGTCTTCGTCGGCGCGTTCGGCCTGCGCATCTCCCGCACCACCTCCGACTTCTACGTCGCCTCCCGCACCGTCGGCCCCCGTCTCAACGCCGCCGCGATCAGCGGCGAGTACCTCTCCGCCGCCTCCTTCCTCGGCATCGCCGGGCTGGTCCTCGTCCAGGGCCCCGACATGCTCTGGTACCCCGTCGGCTACACCGCCGGCTACCTCCTGCTGCTTCTCTTCGTCGCCGCCCCGCTGCGCCGCTCCGGCGCCTACACGCTCCCCGACTTCGCCGAGGCCCGCCTCGCCTCCCAGGCCGTACGACGGCTCGCCGGGGCCTTCGTGGTGGGTGTGGGGTGGCTCTACCTCCTGCCCCAGCTCCAGGGCGCCGGGCTGACGCTGGCCGTACTGACCGACGCGCCCGACTGGGCCGGCGGGGTCATCGTCGCCGTCGTCGTGGTCGCCACCGTCGCCGCCGGAGGAATGCGCAGCATCACCTTCGTCCAGGCCTTCCAGTACTGGCTGAAGCTCACCGCGCTCCTCGTCCCCGCCCTCTTCCTCGTCCTCGCCTGGCAGGGCGACGGTGCCCCGAGCCGCCCCTTCGACGAACCCGCCACCTTCCGCGAGCGGCGCGTCGTCCGCGTCGAGGGCGACCTCGCCCTGAGGCTCAAGGCCCCGCTCACCGTCACCGTGACCGGCACGGTCGACGGCCGCCCGCACCAGGACCAGGTCCTCCACCTCCCCGCCGGCACCCATCACATCGACGGGGGCACCCGCCTCACCTTCGCCAAGGGCGCCGCCGTGCCCGAGGCCGACCGCGGCACCAACGGCGGCATGTCGACCTCCCTCGCCGAGGGCCGCGAGGAACGCCCGCTGTACGCCACGTACGGCCTGATCCTGGCCACCTTCCTCGGCACCATGGGCCTGCCGCACGTCGTGGTCCGCTTCTACACGAGCCCGCACGGCGTCGCCGCCCGCCGCACCACGGTCGCCGTCCTCGGCCTCATCGGCGCCTTCTACCTCCTGCCGCCCGTCTACGGGGCCCTGGGCCGCCTCTACGCCCCCGAACTGGCCCTCACCGCCGACGCCGACGCCGCCGTCCTCCTGCTGCCCGACCGAGTGATCGGCGGCCTCGGGGGCGATCTGCTCGGCGCGCTGGTGGCGGGCGGCGCCTTCGCCGCGTTCCTGTCCACCGCGTCGGGGCTCACCATGGCCGTCGCCGGCGTCCTCACCCAGGACGTCCTGCCCTCGCGCGGCGTACGGCACTTCCGGCTCGGTACGGTCATCGCCATGGCCGTACCGCTCGCCGCCAGCGCCATCGTCGGCGGACTCCCCGTCGCCGACGCCGTCGGGCTCGCCTTCGCCGTGTCCGCGTCCTCCTTCTGCCCGCTGCTCGTCCTCGGCATCTGGTGGCGCCGGCTGACCCCGCCGGGCGCCGCCGCCGGGATGCTGGTCGGCGGGGGCTCCGCGCTCCTCGCCGTGGCCGCGACCATGGCGGGCTTCCCGGGCACGGGCGCCCTGCACGCCCTGCTGGCCTGGCCCGCCCTCTGGTCGGTGCCCCTGGGCTTCCTCACCATGGTTCTGGTGTCCCTGGCCACCCCGGGCCGCGTCCCGGCCGGTACGGCGGCCATCCTGGCCCGCTTCCACCTGCCGGAGGAACTGTCCGGGGCACACGGCGGCCACGGCGGCCACGGTCTCTCCGGAGGCGCGCGTACGGAGGTGACCCGGCCGTGA
- a CDS encoding Lrp/AsnC family transcriptional regulator yields MNSRPAPFDELDRKIITTLMANARTSFAEIGAAVGLSATAVKRRVDRLRETGVITGFTATVEPSALGWRTEAYVEVYCEGAAPPRRLAEVVRNHPEITAAMTVTGGADALLHVRATDVGHFENVLERIRREPFIRKTVSYMVLSHLLPESPEAGATHPAPNTTSGNASDLR; encoded by the coding sequence ATGAACAGCAGGCCGGCGCCTTTCGACGAGCTGGACCGGAAGATCATCACCACTCTGATGGCGAACGCCCGTACGAGCTTCGCCGAGATCGGCGCGGCGGTCGGGCTGTCGGCCACGGCGGTGAAGCGGCGGGTGGACCGGCTGCGTGAGACGGGTGTGATCACCGGGTTCACGGCGACGGTGGAGCCGTCTGCGCTCGGCTGGCGCACGGAGGCGTACGTCGAGGTGTACTGCGAGGGCGCGGCGCCGCCGCGGCGGCTGGCGGAGGTCGTGCGCAACCATCCGGAGATCACGGCGGCGATGACGGTGACGGGTGGCGCGGACGCCCTGCTGCATGTGCGGGCCACGGATGTGGGGCACTTCGAGAACGTGCTGGAACGCATCCGCAGGGAGCCGTTCATCCGGAAGACCGTCAGCTACATGGTGCTGTCCCATCTCCTCCCGGAAAGCCCGGAGGCGGGCGCCACCCACCCCGCTCCGAACACCACTTCGGGAAACGCATCAGACCTGCGCTGA
- the ddaH gene encoding dimethylargininase, producing MPESRVPRPRRFLVCEPRHFAVQYAINPWMNPDTRVDVDLAQEQWRSLISAYRAHGHTVDTVEPVAGLPDMVFAANSAVVVDGRVFGSSFHSPERRPESTAYETWFKSAGFDVYRPESVCEGEGDLVPAGRWILAGTGFRTTREAHHEVQEYFGVPVIGLKLTDPYFYHLDTALFVLDEGDDSHDGNIAYYPDAFSPGSREVLARLYPDAVVATREDAMTFGLNSVSDGHRVFIDPGATALAAELTRHGYLPVPVDLSEFRKAGGGIKCCTQEIRS from the coding sequence GTGCCCGAAAGCCGTGTGCCGCGCCCCCGGCGCTTTCTCGTCTGTGAACCCAGACATTTCGCCGTGCAGTACGCGATCAACCCCTGGATGAACCCCGACACCAGGGTGGACGTGGATCTGGCCCAGGAGCAGTGGCGCTCCCTGATCAGCGCCTACCGCGCCCATGGCCACACCGTGGACACCGTGGAACCGGTCGCCGGCCTGCCCGACATGGTGTTCGCCGCGAACTCGGCGGTCGTCGTCGACGGCCGTGTCTTCGGCTCCTCCTTCCACTCCCCCGAGCGCCGCCCCGAGTCGACCGCCTACGAGACGTGGTTCAAGTCGGCGGGCTTCGACGTGTACCGCCCCGAGTCGGTGTGCGAGGGCGAGGGCGACCTGGTCCCGGCCGGCCGCTGGATCCTGGCGGGCACGGGCTTCCGTACGACCCGCGAGGCCCATCACGAGGTGCAGGAGTACTTCGGTGTCCCGGTGATCGGCCTCAAGCTGACGGACCCGTACTTCTACCACCTGGACACGGCACTGTTCGTCCTCGACGAGGGCGACGACAGCCACGACGGGAACATCGCGTACTACCCGGACGCGTTCTCGCCGGGCAGCCGCGAGGTGCTGGCGCGGCTGTACCCGGACGCGGTCGTCGCGACCCGCGAGGACGCGATGACGTTCGGGCTGAACTCGGTCTCGGACGGCCACCGCGTCTTCATCGACCCGGGCGCCACGGCCCTCGCCGCAGAACTGACGCGCCACGGCTACCTTCCCGTCCCCGTCGACCTGTCGGAGTTCCGCAAGGCCGGCGGCGGCATCAAGTGCTGCACACAGGAGATCCGCTCATGA
- the rocD gene encoding ornithine--oxo-acid transaminase: MTAPTSTDTGTHTSAELIRAEEPVLAHNYHPLPVVVARAQGAWVEDVEGRRYLDMLAGYSALNFGHRHPALIEAAHRQLDRLTLTSRAFHNDRLARFATSLAELTGQEMVLPMNTGAEAVESAIKVARKWAYDVKGVPADRATIVVAADNFHGRTTTIVSFSTDETARAGFGPFTPGFRIMPYNDLAALEEAIDETTAAVLLEPIQGEAGVLIPDDGYLTGVRELTRRKGCLFVADEIQSGLGRTGRTLAVDHEGVVPDMVLLGKALGGGIVPVSAVVARRDVLGVLRPGEHGSTFGGNPLAAAVGQAVVELLETGEFQRRAAELGVVLRAGLTGLVGKGVVGFRSRGLWAGVDVDPAIGTGREISERLMRKGILVKDTHGSTIRLAPPLTVTGEELETALGVLEEVLTQGA, encoded by the coding sequence ATGACCGCACCGACGAGCACAGACACGGGCACGCACACCTCCGCCGAGCTGATCCGCGCCGAGGAACCGGTCCTCGCGCACAACTACCACCCGCTTCCCGTGGTCGTGGCACGCGCGCAGGGCGCCTGGGTCGAGGACGTCGAGGGCCGCCGCTACCTGGACATGCTGGCCGGCTACTCGGCCCTCAACTTCGGCCACCGTCACCCGGCGCTGATCGAGGCGGCCCACCGCCAGCTGGACCGCCTCACCCTCACCTCCCGTGCCTTCCACAACGACCGTCTCGCCCGGTTCGCCACCTCCCTGGCCGAGTTGACCGGCCAGGAGATGGTCCTGCCGATGAACACCGGCGCGGAGGCCGTCGAGAGCGCCATCAAGGTGGCCCGCAAATGGGCGTACGACGTGAAGGGCGTCCCCGCCGACCGGGCGACGATCGTGGTGGCGGCGGACAACTTCCACGGCCGTACGACGACGATCGTCAGCTTCTCGACCGACGAGACGGCCCGGGCGGGCTTCGGCCCGTTCACCCCGGGCTTCCGGATCATGCCCTACAACGACCTGGCGGCGCTGGAGGAGGCGATCGACGAGACGACGGCGGCGGTCCTCCTTGAGCCCATCCAGGGCGAGGCGGGCGTCCTGATCCCGGACGACGGCTATCTGACCGGCGTCCGCGAACTGACACGCCGCAAGGGCTGCCTGTTCGTCGCGGACGAGATCCAGTCGGGCCTGGGCCGCACCGGCCGCACGCTGGCGGTGGACCACGAGGGCGTCGTGCCCGACATGGTGCTCCTCGGCAAGGCCCTGGGCGGCGGCATCGTGCCGGTGTCGGCGGTCGTCGCACGCCGGGACGTCCTCGGGGTGCTGCGGCCCGGCGAACACGGCTCGACGTTCGGCGGCAACCCGCTGGCCGCGGCGGTCGGCCAGGCCGTGGTCGAGCTGCTGGAGACCGGCGAATTCCAGCGCAGGGCGGCCGAGTTGGGCGTCGTCCTGCGCGCCGGACTGACCGGCCTGGTCGGCAAGGGCGTCGTCGGCTTCCGGTCGCGGGGGCTGTGGGCGGGGGTCGACGTCGACCCGGCCATCGGGACCGGACGGGAGATCAGCGAGCGCCTGATGCGGAAGGGCATTCTGGTCAAGGACACCCACGGATCGACCATCCGGCTGGCACCGCCGCTGACGGTCACCGGGGAGGAACTGGAGACGGCTCTCGGTGTTCTGGAGGAGGTACTGACGCAGGGGGCCTGA
- a CDS encoding PASTA domain-containing protein, with amino-acid sequence MPSLAPFFDENSGLGHDAQVRSQPAHGSSLQQGSTPGLYGGTRKPTVCDVDRLEKFLTDPRNNRKAQEWARVVDIPQSGIPAYLDRLTPVLLRHDTLVKNHDYKKEKAVPYDALLQAGIAVLVDEAGVPAVKCSCGNPLKPFKGATNRISVEFEDGNRKWSDYDADEVVLVRPAPSKVDRFALIDVDEPERGIYRRTGTRGEADKVFDTRERHPVPPLAGTTFGAASSRLTTLGLATAYDSAGLPPSDATVTGSDPGPGTALPFGSYVRLNVRIESGSPDDGSGGGGNGGTTPSGTGTGPGSGSGSGSGSAPGSGPSSAPGSDTPSPGGSGPSAPSTAPPVSPPSSGDEPTPSAASEPPSSDPAPSGPNSGTPDTGPTSEAPSSEPPPPPPPPPPPPPPSDPPSAPSETTGAPPDPPPPEPSDPPPTTATASETPGAQLAP; translated from the coding sequence GTGCCCTCCCTAGCGCCGTTCTTCGACGAGAACAGCGGCCTGGGGCATGACGCCCAGGTCCGTTCCCAGCCCGCACACGGCAGCAGCCTGCAGCAGGGCAGCACGCCCGGCCTGTACGGGGGCACGAGGAAACCGACGGTCTGCGACGTCGACCGGCTGGAAAAATTCCTCACCGACCCCAGGAACAACAGGAAGGCCCAGGAATGGGCACGTGTGGTCGATATTCCGCAGAGTGGGATTCCCGCCTATCTCGACCGGCTCACGCCGGTTCTCCTGCGCCACGACACCCTCGTGAAGAATCACGACTACAAGAAGGAAAAAGCGGTCCCCTACGACGCGTTGCTCCAGGCGGGAATCGCGGTTCTCGTCGATGAGGCGGGAGTTCCCGCCGTGAAGTGTTCATGCGGAAATCCGCTGAAGCCGTTCAAGGGTGCCACGAACCGGATTTCCGTCGAGTTCGAGGACGGCAACAGGAAGTGGAGCGACTACGACGCCGACGAGGTCGTGCTCGTACGCCCCGCGCCCAGCAAGGTCGACCGGTTCGCGCTGATCGACGTGGACGAACCGGAGCGGGGCATCTACCGCCGAACCGGGACCAGGGGCGAGGCCGACAAGGTCTTCGACACGCGCGAGCGGCACCCGGTACCGCCCCTCGCCGGGACGACCTTCGGCGCCGCGAGCAGCCGGCTGACGACCCTGGGCCTGGCGACGGCGTACGACAGCGCCGGGCTGCCGCCGTCCGACGCCACGGTCACCGGGTCGGACCCGGGTCCGGGGACAGCGCTTCCCTTCGGCTCGTACGTGAGGCTGAACGTGCGCATCGAGTCCGGATCGCCGGACGACGGGAGCGGCGGCGGCGGAAACGGCGGCACGACTCCCTCCGGGACGGGCACAGGGCCGGGATCGGGGTCGGGGTCGGGGTCGGGGTCGGCGCCAGGTTCCGGGCCGAGTTCGGCTCCGGGGTCCGACACTCCGTCACCCGGCGGGAGCGGCCCGTCGGCTCCGTCGACCGCTCCCCCGGTGTCTCCGCCCTCGTCCGGCGACGAACCCACGCCGAGCGCGGCTTCCGAGCCGCCCTCGTCCGATCCCGCACCGTCGGGCCCCAACAGCGGCACCCCCGACACCGGCCCCACCAGTGAGGCACCCTCCTCCGAACCACCCCCGCCTCCCCCGCCCCCGCCTCCTCCACCGCCACCGAGCGACCCGCCCAGCGCGCCATCGGAAACCACCGGCGCACCCCCCGACCCACCACCCCCCGAGCCGAGCGACCCGCCTCCGACGACAGCCACAGCATCGGAAACGCCGGGCGCGCAACTCGCCCCCTAG
- a CDS encoding LytR/AlgR family response regulator transcription factor: MLRALAVDDERPSLEELLYLLHADPRIGSAEGAGDATEALRRINRALESGPGGPEAIDVVFLDIHMPGLDGLDLARLLTGFAEPPLVVFVTAHEDFAVQAFDLKAVDYVLKPVRKERLAEAVRRAAELRTGAPPVPAPIPVHEPDPDHIPVELGGVTRFVAVDDITHVEAQGDYARLHTDRGSHLVRIPLSTLEERWRARGFVRIHRRHLVALRHIGELRLDAGTVSVLVGAEELQVSRRHARELRDLLMRRPAS; the protein is encoded by the coding sequence ATGCTGCGCGCCCTCGCCGTCGACGACGAACGCCCCTCCCTGGAGGAGTTGCTGTATCTGCTGCACGCGGATCCACGGATCGGGAGCGCGGAGGGCGCCGGTGACGCCACCGAGGCCCTGCGGCGCATCAATCGGGCCCTGGAATCGGGGCCCGGCGGACCCGAGGCCATCGACGTGGTGTTCCTCGACATCCACATGCCCGGTCTCGACGGCCTCGACCTGGCCCGGCTCCTGACCGGGTTCGCCGAGCCGCCGCTCGTCGTGTTCGTCACCGCCCACGAGGACTTCGCCGTCCAGGCGTTCGACCTCAAGGCCGTGGACTACGTACTGAAACCCGTACGCAAGGAACGCCTGGCCGAGGCCGTCCGCCGGGCCGCCGAACTGCGGACCGGCGCCCCGCCCGTCCCCGCGCCCATACCCGTGCACGAACCCGACCCCGACCACATACCCGTCGAACTCGGCGGAGTGACCCGCTTCGTCGCCGTCGACGACATCACCCACGTCGAGGCCCAGGGCGACTACGCCCGTCTGCACACCGACCGGGGCAGCCACCTCGTACGCATCCCGCTCTCCACCCTGGAGGAGCGCTGGCGGGCCCGCGGGTTCGTGCGCATCCACCGCCGCCATCTCGTCGCCCTGCGCCACATCGGCGAACTCCGCCTCGACGCGGGCACCGTGAGCGTCCTGGTCGGCGCCGAGGAACTCCAGGTCAGCCGACGGCACGCCCGCGAGCTGCGCGACCTGCTGATGCGCCGGCCCGCGAGCTGA
- a CDS encoding cytochrome c oxidase assembly protein, producing MEHNGHGTTMDLPPFTLGRGLGWSADPFFLVACLVGLGLYAWGVVRLTRRGDEWSVGRTVSFVLGVLTVMLVMCTRLNDYGMVMFSVHMVQHMVISMVSPILILLGAPITLALRALPVAGRGRKGPRELLLALLHSRYMRIVTHAAFTIPLFIASLYVLYFTPLFDFLMSSKAGHITMMCHFLAVGLIFFWPIMGVDPGPNRPGYLMRMLELFAGMPFHAFFGIALMMASEPMVEAYRNPPASLGIDALSDQNAAGGIAWAFSEIPTVLVLLALLFQWYSSEQRQAKRQDRAADRDGDKELEAYNAYLASLNARGR from the coding sequence ATGGAGCACAACGGGCACGGTACGACCATGGATCTTCCACCCTTCACCCTGGGGCGGGGGCTCGGGTGGTCCGCCGACCCGTTCTTTCTGGTCGCCTGTCTTGTCGGCCTCGGTCTGTACGCGTGGGGGGTCGTGCGGCTGACCCGGCGTGGGGACGAGTGGTCCGTCGGGCGGACCGTTTCGTTCGTGCTCGGTGTGCTGACCGTCATGCTCGTCATGTGCACCCGGCTCAACGACTACGGCATGGTCATGTTCAGCGTGCACATGGTGCAGCACATGGTGATCAGCATGGTCTCGCCGATTCTGATCCTGCTCGGCGCGCCGATCACGCTCGCGCTCCGGGCACTGCCGGTCGCCGGCCGGGGGCGGAAGGGGCCGCGTGAGCTGCTGCTGGCGTTGCTGCACAGCCGGTACATGCGGATCGTCACGCACGCGGCGTTCACCATTCCGCTGTTCATCGCCAGCCTGTACGTCCTGTACTTCACGCCGCTCTTCGACTTCCTGATGAGTTCGAAGGCCGGGCACATCACGATGATGTGTCACTTTCTCGCCGTCGGACTGATCTTCTTCTGGCCGATCATGGGCGTCGACCCCGGCCCGAACCGGCCCGGCTATCTGATGCGGATGCTGGAGCTGTTCGCGGGCATGCCGTTCCACGCGTTCTTCGGCATCGCGCTGATGATGGCGTCGGAGCCGATGGTCGAGGCCTACCGGAACCCGCCCGCCTCGCTCGGCATCGACGCGCTGTCCGACCAGAACGCGGCCGGCGGGATCGCCTGGGCGTTCAGCGAGATCCCGACCGTACTGGTGCTGCTGGCGCTGCTGTTCCAGTGGTACAGCTCCGAGCAGCGGCAGGCCAAGCGTCAGGACCGGGCCGCCGACCGCGACGGCGACAAGGAACTCGAGGCGTACAACGCCTATTTGGCCTCACTGAACGCACGTGGGCGCTGA